One genomic region from Epinephelus fuscoguttatus linkage group LG6, E.fuscoguttatus.final_Chr_v1 encodes:
- the isg15 gene encoding LOW QUALITY PROTEIN: ubiquitin-like protein ISG15 (The sequence of the model RefSeq protein was modified relative to this genomic sequence to represent the inferred CDS: inserted 1 base in 1 codon), giving the protein MDITIVMLNGTSHTLSVQPGDTVGSLKQRIQSKFGVPVXKQKLMFVNGQKTHLSNDLLPISSYGLHPGARVSLLVIEPRTIQVFVRNEKGKLNTYDIKADETVDNLKSRVQSREGVPVSQQRLIHQGREMAGGKLADYNVTANSTIDLSMRLRGG; this is encoded by the exons ATGGATATAACCATCGTTATGCTGAACGGGACTTCCCACACACTGAGCGTGCAACCAGGGGACACAGTGGGCTCTCTGAAACAACGCATCCAGAGCAAGTTTGGAGTCCCTG AGAAGCAGAAGCTGATGTTTGTGAATGGTCAGAAGACTCACCTGAGCAATGACTTACTACCCATCAGCTCCTACGGTTTGCACCCCGGTGCCAGGGTGTCCCTGCTGGTGATCGAGCCGCGGACCATCCAGGTGTTCGTCAGAAACGAGAAGGGGAAGCTCAACACCTATGACATCAAAGCTGACGAGACTGTGGACAACTTAAAGAGCAGGGTCCAGAGCAGAGAGGGGGTCCCGGTGAGCCAGCAGAGGCTCATTCaccagggcagagagatggcgGGGGGCAAACTGGCGGACTACAACGTCACTGCCAACAGCACCATCGACCTGAGTATGCGCCTGAGAGGAGGCTGA